The nucleotide window AGTGATTGATTACGACTTTTATGTGCAAAATAAGGCAAAGCCGTCGAGCCTCGTGGATGCTACCCAGCGCGAGGTCGGACCCTTCCTCATCCGCGGGGCCATTACCGAGTTCAACGAAATCGCTGAAGCCTCGGGTGAAAGTACCGGCGGCTCGCTCGGCGCGCTCGGCGCCGCCCTCGGGATCGCCGGGGCCATCGCCGGCAATACCGCTGCCGGTATCGCGGGCGGCGCGGTCGGGCTGGCCAACCCTGGCTACGAGAACACGGTGGCGCGCCGGACCGGTGCGGTGGCGATGGACCTCAGAGTGGTGAAGCCGACGGACGGCCGACTTCTCGGCAGCGTAGTGGCTAACGGCAGCTTCACATC belongs to Candidatus Methylomirabilis lanthanidiphila and includes:
- a CDS encoding Curli production assembly/transport component CsgG, with product MSGNVGTAVAHQLATALTNVGNIRVIDYDFYVQNKAKPSSLVDATQREVGPFLIRGAITEFNEIAEASGESTGGSLGALGAALGIAGAIAGNTAAGIAGGAVGLANPGYENTVARRTGAVAMDLRVVKPTDGRLLGSVVANGSFTSQSAANGFSLFGFGKASNAYAASALGQANRAAMNSAATQILKQLQNIR